One genomic region from Pirellulales bacterium encodes:
- a CDS encoding FAD-dependent oxidoreductase: MAIEHYQNVMIGSGEAGKFLAWTLARHGEKSLVIERWLMGGACPNVACLPSKNVIHSAKVAALANHAATFGVNVGLVKIDMPAVIAHKQRMIDGLMEIHHKNFHDSGAELQMGHARLLDRSTVEIALPEGGTRVVTAERIFLAVGTRATLPEVPGLADARPMTHVEALQLDHLPEHLVIIGGGYVGLEFAQALRRFGSSVTILQHGRQLLEREDPEFSAAVLQIMQDEGIEVLLDTNIEKVTGRSGECVQLTVTSPALRTIVATDLLIATGRTPNTDRLGTEKAGVRLDARGYIQVNERLETGVPGIWALGECAGSPQFTHVSYDDYRIVRDNLAGGHRTTRNRIIPYCLFTDPELAHVGLSEREAKAQGLTYRLLRMPMAAVLRTFTHGDQRGMVKVLIGQDDRILGFTALGVEANEMAAAVQVAMLGKLPYTVLREGIFPHPTTAEALMMLFAGQPSPPDAA, translated from the coding sequence ATGGCTATCGAGCATTATCAAAACGTGATGATCGGTAGTGGCGAAGCTGGCAAGTTTCTGGCTTGGACGCTCGCCAGGCACGGAGAGAAATCGCTTGTCATCGAACGATGGCTCATGGGCGGCGCCTGCCCGAACGTCGCTTGCCTCCCCAGCAAGAACGTCATTCACAGTGCCAAGGTCGCCGCGCTGGCGAATCACGCCGCCACGTTCGGCGTCAATGTCGGCTTGGTGAAGATCGACATGCCGGCCGTCATTGCGCACAAGCAGCGTATGATTGATGGACTCATGGAGATTCATCACAAGAACTTCCACGACAGCGGCGCAGAACTGCAGATGGGGCACGCCCGGCTACTCGATCGTTCGACAGTCGAGATTGCACTGCCCGAAGGGGGCACGCGCGTCGTCACGGCGGAGCGAATCTTCCTGGCCGTCGGTACGCGAGCAACGCTGCCGGAAGTCCCCGGCCTGGCCGACGCTCGACCGATGACCCACGTCGAGGCGCTGCAACTCGATCATTTGCCAGAACACCTCGTGATTATTGGCGGAGGATACGTTGGGTTGGAATTCGCACAGGCTCTGCGACGCTTCGGCAGCAGCGTGACAATTCTGCAGCATGGCCGCCAATTACTGGAACGCGAAGACCCAGAATTTTCGGCAGCAGTGCTGCAAATCATGCAGGACGAAGGAATTGAAGTCCTGCTTGATACCAATATCGAAAAGGTTACCGGCCGTTCAGGCGAATGCGTGCAATTGACCGTGACATCGCCAGCCCTGCGAACAATCGTGGCGACAGACCTGCTCATCGCAACCGGTCGAACGCCAAATACTGATCGTTTGGGAACTGAGAAGGCCGGCGTCCGTCTCGACGCGCGGGGTTACATTCAAGTCAACGAACGATTGGAAACCGGCGTCCCCGGCATCTGGGCCCTCGGCGAATGCGCAGGCAGCCCGCAATTCACGCACGTCAGCTACGACGATTACCGCATAGTGCGCGACAACCTGGCCGGCGGGCACCGCACCACCCGTAATCGCATCATCCCGTACTGCCTGTTCACCGATCCCGAATTGGCACATGTTGGCCTGTCCGAGCGCGAAGCCAAGGCGCAGGGACTGACCTATCGTCTATTGCGAATGCCGATGGCGGCCGTCCTGCGCACATTCACGCATGGCGATCAGCGTGGAATGGTCAAAGTTCTGATCGGCCAGGACGATCGCATCCTGGGATTCACTGCCCTGGGCGTGGAAGCGAACGAA
- a CDS encoding DUF417 family protein, translating into MANLLMVIGTNVARYGLVIVLIWIGGMKFTAYEAQGIEPLVANSPLMSWAYNVLSVRDFSSALGAVEIAIGLLIALRPLLPLSSAVGSGLAAMMFLTTLTFLISTPGWEPSLGGFPALSTVPGQFVLKDIVLLGAAIYTTGEALQAPRLRPT; encoded by the coding sequence ATGGCAAATCTACTGATGGTGATCGGCACGAATGTCGCCCGTTATGGGCTCGTGATCGTCCTGATCTGGATCGGAGGCATGAAGTTCACCGCCTACGAAGCCCAGGGCATCGAACCGCTCGTGGCCAATAGTCCGTTGATGAGTTGGGCCTATAACGTCTTGAGCGTGCGCGACTTTTCGTCAGCCCTGGGCGCGGTGGAAATTGCGATTGGATTGCTCATCGCCCTGCGACCACTGTTGCCTCTAAGTTCAGCTGTCGGCAGCGGCCTGGCGGCCATGATGTTTCTCACCACGCTCACGTTCCTGATCTCGACGCCAGGCTGGGAGCCAAGTCTGGGCGGCTTTCCGGCTCTCTCGACCGTGCCCGGCCAATTCGTCCTGAAGGACATCGTCCTCTTGGGAGCGGCCATCTACACCACAGGCGAAGCGTTGCAGGCACCGCGCTTGCGTCCCACCTGA